From the Hydrogenothermus marinus genome, the window AAATTAAAGTAGGAAATGCACTTCCTCTTGAAAATATACCAGTAGGTACATTTGTACATAATATAGAGTTAACACCAGGTAAAGGTGGACAGCTTGCAAGAGCTGCTGGAATGTCAGCACAAATACTTGGAAAACAAGGAGATTATATCCAACTTAGACTTCCTTCAAATGAAATAAGACTTGTACATAAAAAATGCATGGCTACAATTGGAGTGGTAGGTCTTGCAGAACACGAACTTGTAAAACTTGGAAAAGCAGGTAGAAAAAGATGGCTTGGAATTAGACCTACAGTAAGGGGTACTGCTATGAACCCTGTTGATCACCCTCATGGTGGTGGTGAAGGTAAAACATTTGGTAAACATCCAGTTTCTCCTTGGGGACAACCAACTAAAGGATATAAAACAAGAAGAGGTGCTAAATACTCTGATAAATTCATAATAAAACGCAGAGGTAAAAAATAATGGGATACAAAGGAAAATGGAATGAAAGAAATAAAAATCCTTATGTAAATGAAAAAATACTTAAAAAAATAAGAAAAATGAATGAAACTGGAGAAAGAAAAGTAATAAAAGTATGGGATAGAGCTTGTACTATTACAGAAGAAATGGTTGGCCATACAATAGCTGTTTATAATGGTATGAAATTTATTCCAGTATATATACAACCTGAAATGGTTGGCCATAAACTTGGAGAATTTTCTTTAACAAGAACTTTTAGAGGCCATCCTGATAAATCTGCAAAAGCAATAAAGAAAAAATAAGAGGTGAAAATAGATGGAAACTACAGTAAATGAAGCAAAAGCAATACACAGATACGCAAGAATTTCACCTACAAAAGTAAGGCAAGTCATAAATTTAATTAGAGGGAAAGATGTAGGTGTAGCTTTAGCAATTCTTCAAGAGTTAAATAAAAGAGCAGCAAGAATAGTTGAAAAACTTTTAAAAAGTGCAATTGCAAATGCAGAAAATAAAGGCATGGATATTGACAACTTATATATCAAAGAAATAAAAGCAGATGATGGTCCTATGCTTAAAAGGTATATGCCAAGAGCTTATGGAAGAGCTACAATGATAAGAAGAAGATATTCTCATATAACAATTAAATTAGCTGAAAGGCAGTAAAAGGAGGAAATAAAATTGGGTCAAAAAGTACATCCAGTTGGATTAAGATTAGGAATTACATCTGATTGGCAATCAAAATGGTATACAGACAAAAAAAATTATTCTAAGACTCTTCATGAAGATATAAAAATAAGAAAATTCATTAAAGAAAAATATAAGGCTGCTGGTATATCTAAAATACAAATAGAAAGGCTTGGAGAAAAATTAAGAGTAAAAATTCTTGCAGCAAGACCTGGTATCGTTATTGGTAGAAAAGGTGCTGAAGTTGAAGAACTTAACAAAGTGCTTTCTCTTTTAACAGATGCAAAGGAAGTTACAGTAAATGTAGATGAAGTTAAAAATCCAGAAATAGATGCTCAGCTTGTAGCGGAAGATATAGCTTTACAACTTGAAAGAAGGGTATCCCATAGAAGAGCAATGAAAAGAGCTATATTTAATGCAATGAAGGCAGGTGCAAAAGGAATTAAAACTCAAGTTGGTGGAAGAATAGGTGGTATTGATTTAGCAAGAAAAGAATGGATACTTGAAGGAAGAATGCCTCTTCAAACTTTAAGAGCTATTATTGATTATGGATATGCAAGGGCATATACAAAATATGGAATTCTTGGTGTTAAAGTTTGGATTTACAAAGGAGATAAATTAGAAGCTCAAAAAGAAGAAGTACTTAACAAAATAGAAGAAGAACTTCATACTTAAAAATTAATAGGAGGATTATATAATGTCCCTTTTACAACCTAAAAAGATAAAATGGAGAAAGCCTCAAAGAGGCAGAATGAAAGGAAAAGCTTCAAGAAGAAATAAAGTAGCATTTGGAGAATATGGACTTCAAGCTTTAGAGCCTTGCTGGCTTACTTCAAGACAAATAGAAGCTGCTCGTATTGCTATTGTAAGAGAAGCTAAAAAAGGTGCTAAAGTTTGGATAAGAGCATTTCCTCATAAAGCAGTTACAAGAAAACCTGCAGAAACCAGAATGGGTAAAGGAAAAGGTGATTTAGACCATTTTGTTTCAGTAGTTAAACCTGGACATATACTATTTGAACTTTCAGGGGTACCTGAAGATGTTGCTGCAGAAGCTTTCAGAAAAGCAGGTCATAAATTACCAATAAAAACAAGACTTGTAAAAGCAGAAGGGGTGTAAAAATGAAAGCGAAAGAACTTAGAAATTTAACAAATGAAGAGCTCAAAGATAAGTTAATAGAATTAAAGAAAAAATTAATGCAATTAAGGTTTCAAAATACAATTGGTGGATTGGAAAAACCATCAGAAATTAGAGAAACTAAAAGAACTATAGCTAGAATTCTCACAATTCTCAAAGAAAGAGAAAAATCGGAGGTTAAATAATGTCTACTGTTAAGACAAGAAGAAAGGAACTGGTAGGGACTGTAGTTAGTGATAAAATGGATAAAACAATTGTTGTTCTTGTAGAAAGACAGTTTCCTCATCCTTTATATGGAAAAAGAATAAAAAAATCTAAAAGATATTATGCACACGATCCTGAAAATAAAGCAAAAATTGGAGATGTAGTAAGAATCAGAGAAAGCAGACCTTTATCTAAATTAAAAAGATGGACTCTTGTTGAGATTATCTCTTCTACAAAAAATGATTCTTGATTTTAATACTAATTAGTTATAAAATATTATTTTGTCCCTATTCTTCAATTAAAAAATTAAGGGGTACATAGATATGATACAAAGAGGAACTTATTTAAATACAGCTGATAATTCAGGTGCTAAAAAAGTACAATGTATAGGAATACCTAAAAAAGCAAATTTTGGTGCTCAAAAAGACGTAGCAACAGTAGGTGATGTCATAACTGTTACTGTTAAATCGGCTTTACCACAGGGTACAGCCAAAAAAGGAAAAGTATATAAAGCAGTAGTTGTAAGAACTGCAAAAGAAGTTAGAAGACCAGATGGAAGTTATGTAAAAGCTGATGATAATGCGGTAGTTTTATTAAATAACAACTTAGAACCTATAGGAACTCGTATCCTTGGACCTGTTGCAAGAGAAATAAGAGCAAAAGGATTTTACAGAATTGTTTCGTTAGCACCGGAGGTAATTTAAATGGTAAAAACTAAATTAAAAACTGGTGATAATGTTATTGTAATTACTGGCAAAGAAAAAGGAAAAACAGGAAAAATTAAAAAAGTTTTAAGAAGACCTAATAGAGTGATGGTAATTGTTGAAGGTATAAACATAGGTAAAAAACATTTAAAACATATAGAAAATGTTCAAGAAGGTGGAATAGTAGAAATAGAAAGACCTATTGATATATCAAATGTTGCATTAATAGATCCAAAAACAGGACAACCTACAAGAGTAGGATACAAAATAATAGAAGAAGGAAATGTAATTAAAAAAGTAAGGGTTGCAAAAAAAAGTGGTGAAATAATAGATACTGTTTGGGAAAAAACTAAGTAGAGGTAAAAAGAAATGACTGTTAGTACTTATACACCAATTTTAAAAGAAAAATATGAAAAAGAAGTTGCTCCTAAATTAATGGAAAGATTTGGATATAAATCACCAATGGAAATTCCAAAAATAAAGAAAATAGTAGTAAATATGGGTGTAGGAGAAGCTACCCAAGATATAAAACAGCTTGATAGAGCTGTGGAAGATTTAACATTAATAACAGGTCAAAAACCAGAAATTAGAAGAGCAAAAAAATCAGAAGCAGGATTTAAATTAAGAAAAGGTCTTCCAGTAGGAGCAAGGGTTACACTTAGAAAAGAAAGAATGTGGGACTTTTTATATAAATTAATAGCTGTTGCTCTTCCAAGGGTTAGAGATTTTAGAGGATTAAATCCAAGATCTTTTGATGGAAGAGGAAATTATGCATTTGGAATAAAAGAACAAATTATATTCCCTGAAATTGATTATGACAAAGTAGATAGAATTAGAGGAATGGATATTATTATAGAAACATCAGCAAAAACTGATGAGGAAGCTAAATATTTACTTGCATTACTTGGGCTTCCTATCAGAGGATCATAAGGAGGAAATAATAAATGGCAAGAAAAGCATTATGGGCAAAATCTTTTTTAAAAGAGCCTAAATACAAAACAAGAAAACACTCAAGATGTCCTCTTTGTGGAAGACCAAGAGGTTATATCAGACAGTTTAATATGTGTAGAATATGTTTTAGAGAATTAGCTTACAAGGGAGAAATCCCTGGTGTAAAAAAGGCAAGCTGGTAAGGAGGATAAATAAATGGTAACAGACCCTATAGCAGACATGCTCGCAAGAATTAATAATGCAATAAAATCAAGGAAATCAGAAGTTTATA encodes:
- the rplB gene encoding 50S ribosomal protein L2 — encoded protein: MGVKKLKPVTNGTRHAILYDFSEITKTEPEKSLLAPLKKKAGRNNQGRITVRHRGGGHKRRYRIIDFKRDKWGVPAKVASIEYDPNRSARIALLHYLDGEKRYIIWPEGLKVGDTVVAGPDAEIKVGNALPLENIPVGTFVHNIELTPGKGGQLARAAGMSAQILGKQGDYIQLRLPSNEIRLVHKKCMATIGVVGLAEHELVKLGKAGRKRWLGIRPTVRGTAMNPVDHPHGGGEGKTFGKHPVSPWGQPTKGYKTRRGAKYSDKFIIKRRGKK
- the rpsS gene encoding 30S ribosomal protein S19 codes for the protein MGYKGKWNERNKNPYVNEKILKKIRKMNETGERKVIKVWDRACTITEEMVGHTIAVYNGMKFIPVYIQPEMVGHKLGEFSLTRTFRGHPDKSAKAIKKK
- the rplV gene encoding 50S ribosomal protein L22, yielding METTVNEAKAIHRYARISPTKVRQVINLIRGKDVGVALAILQELNKRAARIVEKLLKSAIANAENKGMDIDNLYIKEIKADDGPMLKRYMPRAYGRATMIRRRYSHITIKLAERQ
- the rpsC gene encoding 30S ribosomal protein S3, with product MGQKVHPVGLRLGITSDWQSKWYTDKKNYSKTLHEDIKIRKFIKEKYKAAGISKIQIERLGEKLRVKILAARPGIVIGRKGAEVEELNKVLSLLTDAKEVTVNVDEVKNPEIDAQLVAEDIALQLERRVSHRRAMKRAIFNAMKAGAKGIKTQVGGRIGGIDLARKEWILEGRMPLQTLRAIIDYGYARAYTKYGILGVKVWIYKGDKLEAQKEEVLNKIEEELHT
- the rplP gene encoding 50S ribosomal protein L16 codes for the protein MSLLQPKKIKWRKPQRGRMKGKASRRNKVAFGEYGLQALEPCWLTSRQIEAARIAIVREAKKGAKVWIRAFPHKAVTRKPAETRMGKGKGDLDHFVSVVKPGHILFELSGVPEDVAAEAFRKAGHKLPIKTRLVKAEGV
- the rpmC gene encoding 50S ribosomal protein L29; translation: MKAKELRNLTNEELKDKLIELKKKLMQLRFQNTIGGLEKPSEIRETKRTIARILTILKEREKSEVK
- the rpsQ gene encoding 30S ribosomal protein S17; the protein is MSTVKTRRKELVGTVVSDKMDKTIVVLVERQFPHPLYGKRIKKSKRYYAHDPENKAKIGDVVRIRESRPLSKLKRWTLVEIISSTKNDS
- the rplN gene encoding 50S ribosomal protein L14, with protein sequence MIQRGTYLNTADNSGAKKVQCIGIPKKANFGAQKDVATVGDVITVTVKSALPQGTAKKGKVYKAVVVRTAKEVRRPDGSYVKADDNAVVLLNNNLEPIGTRILGPVAREIRAKGFYRIVSLAPEVI
- the rplX gene encoding 50S ribosomal protein L24 — encoded protein: MVKTKLKTGDNVIVITGKEKGKTGKIKKVLRRPNRVMVIVEGINIGKKHLKHIENVQEGGIVEIERPIDISNVALIDPKTGQPTRVGYKIIEEGNVIKKVRVAKKSGEIIDTVWEKTK
- the rplE gene encoding 50S ribosomal protein L5, coding for MTVSTYTPILKEKYEKEVAPKLMERFGYKSPMEIPKIKKIVVNMGVGEATQDIKQLDRAVEDLTLITGQKPEIRRAKKSEAGFKLRKGLPVGARVTLRKERMWDFLYKLIAVALPRVRDFRGLNPRSFDGRGNYAFGIKEQIIFPEIDYDKVDRIRGMDIIIETSAKTDEEAKYLLALLGLPIRGS
- a CDS encoding type Z 30S ribosomal protein S14: MARKALWAKSFLKEPKYKTRKHSRCPLCGRPRGYIRQFNMCRICFRELAYKGEIPGVKKASW